CCGGGAGGTGCGCCGGGACCGGGCCGCCGGCGCGACCAGCAGCCCCACGACGGCGGCCCCGCAGGCGACCAGGATGGCGTGGCGCACGCCGACGTGGTCGGCGAGCAGGCCGACCAGCGGCGGGCCACCGAGGAACGCGGCGTAGCCGATCGAGCTGACCACCGAGAGCCGTACGGCGGCGCGGTCCTCCTCGTCGGCCGCCGCGCTCATGCCGAGCGGGAAGCCGAGCGAGGCGCCGAGCCCCCACAGGACGGCCCCGGCCATCGCGCCGGGCAGGCCGGGGGAGAGCACCACGACGAGCACCCCGGCGACCACCAGGCCGGCCGTGGCCCGGAGCACCGCCACCCGGCCGAACCGCTCGACCGGGGAGCCGCCGAACAGCCGGCCCAGCGTCATGGCGGCGACGAAGACGCCGAAGCCGATGGCGCCCACCGACTCGACCGCGCCGTAGCCGTCGACCAGGGAGAGCGCCAGCCAGTCGTTGGCGATCCCCTCGCAGAGCGCGAACGCCATCACCAGCAGGCCGATCGCCAGGGTGCGCGGCTCCCGCCAGGCGGACAGCAGCGAGGGCCGCGGCCGGGTGTCGCGCTGGTCGGCGTCCTCCACCGGCAGGA
The DNA window shown above is from Nocardioides mesophilus and carries:
- a CDS encoding MFS transporter; this translates as MTVQRAKVAVAVVFLLNGLAFASWVSRVPALKDALSLTPGGVGLLLLCLSGGTLVALPLSGAVIGRLGPARTVLTGATLTGLGLLVMGLGVGVAAVPVVGLGMFAYGIGTSGWDVAMNVEAADVEHRLDRTIMPRFHAGFSLGTVLGALVGAACARLDVALSSQLVGTVVVIALVVPVSLRRFLPVEDADQRDTRPRPSLLSAWREPRTLAIGLLVMAFALCEGIANDWLALSLVDGYGAVESVGAIGFGVFVAAMTLGRLFGGSPVERFGRVAVLRATAGLVVAGVLVVVLSPGLPGAMAGAVLWGLGASLGFPLGMSAAADEEDRAAVRLSVVSSIGYAAFLGGPPLVGLLADHVGVRHAILVACGAAVVGLLVAPAARSRRTSRADRLPA